In a genomic window of bacterium:
- a CDS encoding PTS sugar transporter subunit IIA → MDLKLSNFLKPEGVVMDIHSKEKLAALHELVELMVKGKIAKDHDKLFNALAKRENLESTGIGEGIAIPHARTDAVEDLVLVFARSSAGVDFSAIDGKPSHIIFLIASPENKKSEYIMTLAKLSRLLRRPLVRDQLLNAPASNDVLEIIRKNEE, encoded by the coding sequence ATGGACCTGAAGTTATCCAACTTCTTAAAACCGGAAGGCGTTGTGATGGATATACACTCAAAGGAGAAATTGGCCGCGCTCCATGAACTCGTAGAACTAATGGTCAAGGGGAAGATCGCCAAGGATCATGATAAGCTGTTCAACGCTCTGGCCAAGCGCGAGAACCTTGAGTCGACCGGCATCGGTGAGGGCATTGCGATACCGCATGCGCGCACCGACGCGGTCGAAGATCTGGTGCTCGTGTTCGCGCGGTCATCGGCAGGGGTCGATTTTTCGGCGATCGACGGGAAACCGTCTCATATCATCTTTCTCATCGCGTCGCCCGAGAACAAAAAGAGCGAATACATCATGACCCTGGCCAAACTCTCAAGGTTGCTGCGGCGGCCGTTGGTGCGGGATCAGCTGCTGAACGCGCCGGCGTCCAATGATGTGCTTGAGATCATAAGGAAGAACGAAGAATAA
- a CDS encoding metallophosphoesterase family protein: MKTILTAAVITIFSATLLSGQIPTLLMPGFQPFNSGPYLTPTSSPTTSMWVNWNTAVPESSRVAYGSSQLEDTVWLSEVTTYHHVRLADLRPGHWYYYRIIPDGDIRTFRTFPLDQDSFDFVIYGDTRSDSAAHQAVVDRILECSPRFVINTGDLVKSGASTPDWVTFFNTTDELLASTVYMPVPGNHENPYWQYDTLFSLPDAEYFYSVNFANIHMIFLDTQHEMRGAQGDWLRNDLIKADDDPLIDWIFVIFHRPPYSAGSHGSQKDVRDAWCSLFEKYGVDMVFSGHDHHYERMTPINNVIYMIIGGGGAPLYEVGRSEWTAFAQSIHHLCRIKIMRNKLALETITAEGQIIDSLRLEK; this comes from the coding sequence ATGAAGACGATTTTAACTGCGGCCGTGATCACCATCTTTTCCGCCACCCTTTTGTCGGGCCAGATACCTACGCTCCTGATGCCGGGATTCCAGCCCTTTAACAGCGGTCCTTATCTGACCCCGACGTCTTCACCCACCACTTCAATGTGGGTTAACTGGAATACGGCGGTTCCCGAATCTTCTCGAGTGGCTTACGGATCATCGCAGCTTGAGGATACGGTCTGGCTGAGCGAGGTCACTACGTACCACCATGTGCGGCTGGCAGATCTCAGGCCAGGGCACTGGTACTACTATCGGATCATCCCGGACGGCGATATCCGGACTTTCCGCACTTTCCCCTTAGACCAGGATTCATTTGATTTCGTGATCTACGGAGATACGCGGAGCGATTCTGCAGCGCATCAGGCCGTGGTCGACCGCATCCTGGAATGCAGTCCGCGGTTCGTCATCAACACCGGGGACTTGGTGAAAAGCGGAGCCAGTACTCCGGACTGGGTGACTTTTTTCAACACGACCGATGAGCTGCTTGCCAGTACCGTTTACATGCCGGTTCCGGGTAACCATGAAAATCCGTACTGGCAGTACGACACGCTGTTCAGCCTGCCGGATGCCGAGTACTTCTATTCGGTGAATTTTGCCAATATCCATATGATATTTCTTGACACCCAGCATGAAATGAGGGGGGCTCAGGGAGACTGGCTGCGCAACGACCTGATCAAGGCTGACGACGACCCGCTTATCGATTGGATCTTCGTTATCTTCCATCGTCCGCCGTATTCAGCCGGCAGCCACGGCAGCCAGAAAGACGTCAGGGATGCCTGGTGCTCGTTGTTCGAAAAGTACGGCGTCGACATGGTTTTTTCGGGGCATGACCATCACTACGAACGGATGACGCCTATCAACAACGTCATTTACATGATCATTGGCGGCGGTGGCGCGCCATTGTATGAGGTGGGCCGGAGCGAGTGGACGGCGTTCGCCCAGAGCATCCACCACCTGTGCCGGATAAAGATAATGCGCAATAAACTTGCCCTTGAAACGATCACTGCCGAGGGCCAGATCATCGATTCGTTACGTCTGGAAAAATAG
- a CDS encoding radical SAM protein: MNKHKEQQTQKIHFVEDDSILIHVTITGRCNARCEGCINSTITNTHAPGQPRDSITTFQEADPERDTAMIQNLALRSPERMVTVCFYGGEPLLAPDKMEKIRVRLDSSSIKNRLRYMIYTNGEFIEQTLRRYPDLILKTWLMSISIDGDAAQHNRVRPGTDLRRMTENLNALRNGASYKGHVLMWSTLREGQSLGRCFDEFMRLHEKSLVDHWFWHWVEIREPFNDIDQYCLQYKEDLTGIMDAFAGKLETGIILPIAHINELTLYLLTGKERGHTCCGVELGRNFDLVDGTVRMCVDFPPETGLGDINDETNVFKRRDLLALTEYTNDLGCSKCGVYFYCGGRCPVQAIYGGLARTRQYCRVMRLHVGTVKKYLPRIKAAMAARKISLQDLYDRSAFITRYTDVIP; the protein is encoded by the coding sequence ATGAATAAGCATAAAGAACAACAGACACAAAAAATCCATTTTGTCGAAGATGACAGCATTTTGATCCACGTGACGATAACGGGTCGCTGCAACGCCCGGTGCGAGGGCTGTATCAACAGCACGATAACCAATACTCACGCGCCGGGCCAGCCGCGGGACTCGATCACAACATTCCAGGAAGCTGATCCCGAACGCGATACCGCGATGATACAAAACCTGGCCTTGCGTTCTCCAGAACGCATGGTCACGGTCTGTTTTTACGGCGGAGAACCCCTGCTTGCGCCGGACAAAATGGAAAAGATCCGGGTCCGGCTCGACTCCTCTTCGATAAAAAACCGCCTGCGTTATATGATCTATACCAATGGCGAGTTCATTGAACAAACCCTGCGCCGATATCCCGACCTGATCTTGAAGACCTGGCTGATGTCCATTTCCATAGATGGCGACGCCGCGCAGCATAACCGCGTGAGACCCGGCACCGATCTGCGGCGCATGACCGAGAACCTTAATGCGCTGCGCAACGGAGCATCCTACAAGGGTCACGTGCTCATGTGGTCGACCCTGCGCGAGGGCCAGTCGCTTGGCCGCTGCTTTGATGAATTCATGAGACTGCATGAAAAGAGCCTGGTCGACCACTGGTTCTGGCATTGGGTCGAGATCAGGGAACCCTTTAATGATATCGATCAGTACTGCCTGCAGTACAAAGAAGATCTTACCGGTATAATGGACGCCTTCGCTGGCAAGCTTGAAACCGGCATCATCCTGCCGATCGCCCACATCAACGAACTGACGCTTTATCTGCTGACCGGCAAGGAACGCGGACACACTTGCTGCGGCGTGGAACTGGGCCGCAATTTTGACCTTGTCGACGGCACCGTGAGGATGTGCGTTGACTTTCCCCCGGAAACCGGACTTGGCGATATCAATGATGAAACCAACGTTTTCAAGCGCCGCGACCTCTTGGCTCTTACCGAATACACGAATGACCTCGGGTGCAGCAAATGCGGTGTGTACTTTTATTGCGGCGGCCGCTGCCCGGTCCAGGCGATCTATGGCGGCCTGGCGCGGACCCGGCAGTACTGCCGGGTCATGCGCCTGCATGTCGGAACGGTAAAGAAATACTTACCACGGATCAAAGCCGCGATGGCAGCGCGCAAAATTTCTTTGCAGGACCTTTACGACCGTTCCGCGTTCATAACGCGGTATACCGATGTGATCCCTTAG
- the dacB gene encoding D-alanyl-D-alanine carboxypeptidase/D-alanyl-D-alanine-endopeptidase: protein MPIVLFFIVSALSFDSILEQPELSNAYYGIYIRRLDNDRVLYSYNSNKVLIPASNMKLVTTAAALSLLGRDFRFKTRLGYQGKLNGAELDGDLMLIGGGDPTLGLDCLDRFFLILKQYGIASVKGNVVVVDNYFVDERLPVGWSWHYLDAKYAAEISALSINKNCVNVIMRPTKVGEFADVTFEPQTNYVKLVSQMRTKEGNDSIIIYRKPEANVIYVDGAVSIRRQRDIDVSVKDPALFTGVLLKEKLTAMGIAIRGSVIRNNTVVLDSTIVIMLDSVVSASLDTIVQETNQESENLYAEILVKTMGAEKMKTGSFVGGISAVKKFLTSCNIETTKVSLWDGSGLSKHNLIAPVDIARVLQHMYHDSLFNCYYRSLASPGNGTLEYRFNGFKDSLHAKTGSIHAVSCLSGYLSVNGIDCCFSLMFNNYTCGLQKIMTIQEGIISALAEYLRAQP from the coding sequence ATGCCGATCGTCCTGTTCTTTATCGTCAGTGCGCTGTCCTTTGACTCGATCCTGGAACAGCCCGAATTGTCAAACGCTTACTATGGTATTTATATCCGGCGTCTTGATAATGACAGGGTCCTGTATAGTTACAATAGCAATAAAGTTCTGATCCCGGCATCCAACATGAAGCTCGTCACGACCGCGGCGGCGCTGTCATTGCTGGGCAGGGATTTCCGGTTCAAGACGCGGCTGGGCTACCAGGGAAAGCTTAATGGCGCCGAACTCGACGGCGACCTGATGCTGATCGGCGGCGGGGATCCCACGCTCGGGCTTGATTGCCTGGACCGTTTTTTTTTGATCCTGAAGCAGTATGGCATAGCTTCGGTCAAGGGCAATGTCGTGGTGGTGGACAACTATTTCGTGGACGAACGTCTGCCGGTCGGCTGGTCCTGGCATTACCTGGACGCAAAATACGCCGCGGAGATATCGGCGCTGTCTATCAACAAAAATTGCGTTAACGTGATCATGCGGCCGACCAAGGTCGGCGAATTCGCGGACGTGACCTTTGAACCGCAGACAAACTACGTGAAGCTGGTCAGTCAGATGAGGACGAAAGAAGGCAATGACAGCATTATCATATACCGGAAACCGGAAGCCAATGTCATCTACGTCGACGGCGCGGTAAGTATCCGCCGGCAGCGCGACATTGACGTGTCAGTCAAAGACCCGGCGCTGTTTACCGGCGTATTGCTCAAGGAAAAGCTTACCGCCATGGGGATCGCGATACGCGGCTCGGTCATAAGGAACAACACCGTGGTCCTGGACAGCACGATCGTAATAATGCTGGACTCGGTGGTGTCGGCTTCGCTGGACACGATCGTGCAGGAGACCAACCAGGAAAGCGAGAATCTCTACGCGGAGATCCTCGTTAAGACCATGGGCGCCGAAAAAATGAAAACCGGGAGTTTTGTCGGCGGCATCTCGGCGGTCAAGAAATTCCTCACGAGCTGCAATATCGAAACGACTAAGGTTTCATTATGGGATGGTTCGGGGCTTTCCAAACATAACCTGATCGCGCCCGTTGATATCGCGCGCGTCCTTCAGCACATGTATCATGACAGCCTGTTCAATTGTTACTATCGATCGCTCGCTTCCCCGGGCAACGGCACGCTGGAGTACCGCTTTAACGGTTTCAAGGATTCGCTGCACGCCAAGACCGGCTCCATTCACGCGGTCTCATGCCTGAGCGGTTACCTGAGTGTGAATGGCATCGACTGCTGTTTTTCGCTGATGTTCAACAATTACACGTGCGGGCTCCAGAAGATCATGACCATTCAGGAGGGGATCATCAGTGCCCTGGCCGAGTACCTGAGGGCGCAGCCGTGA
- a CDS encoding asparagine synthetase B produces the protein MRIAVLVAALLCSLSANKILIPMDLTQTDHLKAYGVAYRALESGQSVEWLLNYRSGSFLMDYDPKTEVDCGIAGVKWEIVPPGNVLDIYRTIEDNNMETVILEKAPEIAVYIPDNFEPWDDAVTLALEYAGIPYDHVWDEDVLKGKLDKYDWLHLHHEDFTGQYGKFYGTYHNVEWYVQEVKTNEDMAKKLGFTKVSGLKLAVALAIKDYIRNGGFIFSMCSACDTYDVGLAAQNTDICHNVFDGDPFDNNANAKLDYKRGLAFENYQVMLDPLVYEHSSIDCHYEAQARGPNTYISLFDFSAKFDPVPCMLVQDHTALVKEFLGQCSGFRRTTVKQSVVILADVSGTEEVKYLHGSYEKGTFTYLAGHDPEDYQHMVNDPPTDLRNYKNSPGYRLILNNVLFPAARKKELKT, from the coding sequence ATGCGCATTGCAGTTTTAGTCGCGGCATTATTGTGTTCTCTTTCTGCAAACAAGATCCTCATTCCCATGGACCTGACGCAGACCGACCATTTGAAAGCGTACGGCGTCGCATACCGCGCGCTGGAATCGGGGCAGAGTGTCGAATGGCTGCTGAACTATCGCAGCGGTTCTTTTCTCATGGACTACGATCCCAAGACCGAGGTCGATTGCGGTATCGCCGGGGTCAAATGGGAGATCGTACCGCCGGGGAACGTGCTGGATATCTACCGGACCATCGAAGACAACAACATGGAGACCGTCATACTGGAAAAAGCGCCGGAGATCGCGGTCTACATCCCTGATAATTTCGAACCATGGGATGACGCGGTCACCCTGGCGCTTGAATACGCCGGTATTCCCTACGACCATGTCTGGGACGAGGACGTACTGAAGGGGAAGCTCGATAAGTATGACTGGCTGCATCTGCACCACGAGGACTTCACCGGGCAGTACGGCAAATTCTACGGGACCTACCATAATGTGGAATGGTATGTGCAAGAGGTCAAGACGAACGAGGACATGGCAAAGAAATTGGGTTTTACAAAAGTGTCCGGCTTGAAACTGGCGGTCGCGCTGGCCATAAAGGATTATATCAGGAACGGCGGGTTCATTTTTTCCATGTGCTCGGCGTGCGACACCTACGATGTCGGGCTGGCCGCGCAGAATACCGATATTTGCCACAATGTCTTCGACGGCGATCCTTTCGATAATAACGCGAACGCGAAGCTTGACTACAAGCGGGGTCTGGCGTTCGAGAACTACCAGGTGATGCTCGATCCGCTGGTCTACGAGCACTCGAGCATCGACTGCCACTACGAAGCGCAGGCGCGGGGACCAAACACCTATATATCGCTGTTCGATTTCTCCGCGAAGTTCGACCCGGTCCCATGCATGCTGGTACAGGACCACACTGCCCTGGTCAAGGAATTCCTGGGTCAGTGCTCGGGGTTCCGCCGGACCACCGTGAAACAATCGGTCGTGATCCTCGCCGACGTGTCCGGGACCGAAGAGGTTAAATACCTCCACGGCAGCTACGAGAAGGGCACGTTCACGTATCTCGCGGGTCACGATCCCGAGGACTATCAGCATATGGTGAACGACCCGCCCACCGACCTGCGGAATTATAAGAATTCGCCTGGTTACCGCTTGATCCTGAATAACGTGCTGTTCCCTGCGGCACGGAAAAAGGAGTTGAAAACATAA
- the hslU gene encoding ATP-dependent protease ATPase subunit HslU, which yields MEERALTKHSSGDLDTFPTPEEIVARLDRYIIGQSDAKKAVAIALRNRWRRQRVPGEIRDEIYPNNIILIGPTGVGKTEIARRLAGIARAPFLKVEASRFTEVGYVGRDVESMIRDLIEISINMVKHEKTKSVEEKARQFTEERILDILLPGSNRSNRVDGKDHEPEETAQATREKMRVMLHQGKLDDRVVEIDVAKPSMPFIEVFSQAGVEDLSFAIEEALGNKLPKKKKKRKLLVKEALRHIQNEETEKLIDMEEVISEARKRAENSGIVFIDEIDKIAGSGVTTGPDVSREGVQRDLLPIVEGSNVMTKYGLVKTDHILFIAAGAFHNKKPSDLIPEMQGRFPIRVELSALSREDFRRILVEPENSLIKQYVALIGTEGIRLSFSDDALDAIAAIAAEVNESTENIGARRLHTIMTKLLESLLFMAPHVSERDVNVTSAYVNEKLSGIVKNVDLSRYIL from the coding sequence ATGGAGGAAAGAGCTCTAACCAAGCATTCCTCTGGTGATCTTGATACTTTCCCAACTCCAGAAGAGATCGTTGCCCGGCTTGACCGATACATAATCGGACAGTCCGACGCCAAAAAGGCGGTTGCCATTGCCCTGCGTAACCGGTGGCGCCGTCAGCGCGTGCCAGGCGAGATCCGGGACGAAATATACCCTAACAATATAATTCTTATTGGACCGACCGGTGTCGGCAAAACCGAGATCGCGCGCCGGCTGGCCGGGATAGCCAGGGCGCCGTTCTTGAAAGTCGAGGCGTCACGGTTCACCGAGGTCGGCTATGTGGGCCGCGACGTGGAATCGATGATCCGCGACCTCATAGAGATCTCGATCAACATGGTCAAACACGAGAAAACAAAGAGCGTCGAGGAAAAAGCCCGGCAGTTCACCGAAGAACGGATACTGGATATCCTCCTGCCCGGGTCAAACAGGTCCAACCGCGTGGACGGAAAAGATCATGAACCTGAGGAGACGGCCCAGGCGACCCGCGAGAAAATGAGGGTGATGCTCCACCAGGGCAAGCTCGACGACCGGGTCGTCGAGATCGACGTGGCAAAACCGTCAATGCCGTTCATCGAAGTGTTCAGCCAGGCTGGGGTCGAGGACCTGAGTTTCGCCATCGAAGAGGCGCTTGGTAACAAGTTGCCCAAGAAGAAGAAAAAACGCAAACTGCTCGTGAAGGAAGCGCTGCGCCATATTCAGAACGAGGAGACCGAAAAGCTCATTGATATGGAAGAAGTGATAAGCGAGGCGAGGAAAAGAGCCGAGAATTCAGGTATCGTTTTCATTGATGAGATCGACAAAATCGCGGGCAGCGGCGTAACGACCGGACCGGATGTGTCCCGGGAGGGTGTCCAGCGGGATCTCCTGCCGATCGTTGAGGGTTCTAATGTCATGACCAAGTACGGCCTGGTCAAGACCGACCATATTCTTTTCATCGCCGCCGGCGCGTTCCATAATAAGAAGCCGTCAGACCTTATTCCCGAAATGCAGGGTCGGTTCCCGATCCGGGTGGAGCTGTCCGCGCTTTCCCGGGAGGATTTCCGCCGGATCCTGGTAGAGCCCGAAAATTCCCTGATCAAGCAGTATGTTGCCTTGATCGGCACTGAGGGGATCCGTTTGAGTTTTTCCGATGACGCGCTCGATGCGATCGCGGCCATTGCCGCCGAGGTCAATGAATCGACGGAGAACATCGGAGCCCGCCGGCTTCACACCATCATGACCAAGCTGCTCGAGAGCCTGCTTTTTATGGCTCCGCATGTCAGCGAGCGTGATGTTAACGTAACGAGCGCTTACGTGAACGAAAAGCTCAGCGGGATCGTCAAAAATGTTGATCTGTCAAGGTATATATTATGA
- a CDS encoding membrane dipeptidase → MPPVFDLHCDTPLKIHEHKSGHVNTATLKNNGYCGAVFAHFVEPGSKQPFVDAVKLLTSTLEYLNGLPDVFLMRNYGDFEASRLNILLGVEGGHIFDRNSKQVEILFEMGARVFTITWNNSNRLAHSALESDNKGLTARGRDLLKVLASLDAIIDVSHASTRTVQDICERYEGKVIASHSCLRVFNPFFLRNIDDQAVRSIADRRGVVGINISRYHLGTGTPLEHIDYLKTNFGEHVPAFGSDFDGIDDAVLADPAEVQSIASEAKNKGYNDRVIEGFFSSNFLRLLKKV, encoded by the coding sequence ATGCCGCCGGTCTTTGACCTGCATTGCGACACCCCTTTAAAGATCCACGAGCATAAATCTGGCCACGTGAACACGGCGACGCTGAAAAATAACGGCTATTGCGGGGCCGTGTTTGCGCATTTCGTCGAGCCCGGATCAAAGCAGCCTTTTGTCGACGCTGTGAAACTGTTGACCTCGACGCTGGAGTACCTCAATGGTCTGCCCGACGTTTTCCTGATGAGGAATTACGGGGATTTTGAGGCTTCCCGTCTTAATATTCTCCTGGGTGTTGAAGGCGGCCATATTTTTGACCGGAATTCAAAACAGGTCGAAATTCTGTTTGAGATGGGCGCTCGCGTTTTCACCATCACGTGGAACAATTCCAACCGCCTGGCGCATTCGGCGCTCGAGAGCGACAACAAGGGCCTGACCGCGCGCGGCAGGGACCTGTTGAAAGTACTGGCGTCATTGGATGCGATCATTGACGTTTCCCACGCTTCGACCAGGACAGTGCAGGATATATGCGAGCGTTACGAAGGCAAAGTGATCGCCAGCCATTCCTGTCTCCGGGTATTCAATCCCTTTTTTTTAAGAAATATCGATGATCAGGCAGTGCGCTCGATCGCGGACCGGAGGGGTGTTGTGGGCATTAACATTTCCCGCTATCACCTGGGAACCGGGACGCCACTTGAGCACATCGATTATTTAAAGACGAACTTTGGCGAGCACGTACCGGCTTTTGGCAGCGATTTTGACGGCATCGATGACGCCGTGCTCGCCGACCCGGCAGAAGTACAATCCATCGCCTCGGAGGCGAAAAACAAAGGCTATAACGATCGCGTCATTGAAGGTTTTTTCAGCAGCAACTTTCTTCGGTTATTAAAAAAAGTGTAA
- the nrdD gene encoding anaerobic ribonucleoside-triphosphate reductase: MEEKTTVRIGIGLHEEIPKDKIFQFVTKRDGTVVSFDKTKIANAIFQAAKAVGGADKKLADALADEVVLFLYTLKGEKTPGVEEIQDAVEKILIESGHARTAKAYILYRKQREILRKKRQLKKKPEERETTDFALFVRTSDDDFVSWDRAKIVTALVNETGLEQERAEKVASEAEETILNSNVQLVSSSLIREIVNMKLVEQGLENMRLRHTRLGVPLYDAEKIILFANRENANIPHNPEATNMTLAETIKKQYMLSTIFSREVADAHIRGDIHLHDLGFGDRPYCSGQSLEYVKKFGLNLPNALSIARPAKHADTMLAHMVKFSAALQGHFAGAIGWDAINVFFAPFLTGMSDRDIHQLAQMMVFEYSQQSVARGGQAIFSDLNIYWEIPKHFRDVDAIGPGGAYTGKKYGDYMEEAQKFAWALFDTYQDGDGTGRPFFFPKPLVHITEDFFRTPRWEDFLNHIAEVSSRRGNTYYVFDRGETAKISECCRLSFKLEQSDLDDARTPWKMRYSALQNVTLNLPRAAYLAEGNEDLMFKKLNSLMDYAVEAHIQKKAFIEKLINLKTEGPLALLTMEQDGEPYLRLHRATYLVGLLGLNELVQYHTGRQMHESDEALRYGLKVLAHMYLRIKELSKKHNMRLVMEQTPAESAAHRFARLDLEHFPNYTKSVVKGDVSTNSVYYTNSTYLNVGIPIDPIQRVCQEGKFHDMIEAGALTHVWLGESQPPKESIANFVVKTFRNSRNAQIAFSPEFTTCNSCLRTSRGLQDTCPLCGSKNIDHITRVTGYFSKVSGWNKGKRAELKDRFRSSL; encoded by the coding sequence ATGGAAGAAAAAACGACAGTAAGGATCGGGATCGGTCTGCACGAGGAGATCCCGAAGGACAAGATTTTTCAGTTCGTGACCAAGAGAGACGGAACAGTCGTATCCTTTGACAAAACCAAGATCGCCAACGCGATCTTCCAAGCCGCGAAGGCGGTCGGCGGGGCTGACAAGAAGCTCGCGGACGCACTGGCCGACGAGGTTGTACTTTTTCTGTACACGCTCAAGGGCGAAAAGACACCCGGCGTCGAGGAGATCCAGGACGCGGTGGAAAAGATACTGATCGAAAGCGGGCACGCGCGGACCGCCAAGGCTTATATCCTTTACCGGAAACAGCGCGAGATACTGAGGAAGAAGCGCCAACTCAAGAAGAAGCCGGAAGAACGGGAAACCACGGATTTCGCCCTTTTCGTGCGGACCTCAGACGATGATTTTGTATCCTGGGACCGGGCCAAGATCGTCACCGCCCTCGTGAACGAGACGGGTCTTGAGCAGGAGCGAGCCGAAAAAGTGGCTTCGGAAGCCGAGGAAACGATCCTGAACTCCAATGTCCAGCTGGTTTCGTCTTCGCTGATCCGCGAGATCGTTAACATGAAGCTAGTGGAACAGGGGCTGGAGAATATGAGGCTGCGCCACACCCGGCTGGGCGTCCCCCTGTACGACGCGGAAAAGATCATTTTGTTCGCCAACCGCGAGAACGCCAATATCCCTCACAACCCCGAAGCGACCAATATGACCCTAGCGGAAACAATAAAAAAACAATACATGCTGTCGACGATATTCAGCCGGGAAGTCGCGGATGCCCATATCCGGGGAGATATCCATCTCCACGACCTTGGTTTCGGCGACCGTCCGTACTGCTCGGGACAGTCCCTGGAATACGTAAAGAAGTTCGGTCTTAACCTGCCCAACGCCCTGTCCATAGCAAGACCCGCCAAACACGCCGATACAATGCTGGCACACATGGTGAAGTTCTCGGCCGCGCTACAGGGCCATTTTGCGGGCGCCATTGGCTGGGACGCGATAAACGTCTTTTTCGCCCCCTTCCTGACCGGGATGTCGGACCGGGATATTCATCAGCTCGCCCAGATGATGGTCTTTGAATATTCCCAGCAGTCGGTCGCCAGAGGTGGCCAGGCGATCTTTTCCGATCTGAACATCTACTGGGAGATCCCGAAGCATTTCCGCGATGTCGACGCGATCGGTCCCGGCGGCGCCTACACGGGCAAGAAATATGGTGATTACATGGAAGAAGCCCAGAAATTCGCCTGGGCTTTGTTCGACACGTATCAGGACGGCGACGGAACGGGCCGGCCGTTCTTCTTCCCCAAACCCCTGGTCCACATCACCGAGGATTTTTTCCGCACGCCGCGCTGGGAGGATTTCCTCAACCATATCGCTGAAGTGTCATCGCGCCGTGGTAATACGTATTATGTCTTTGACCGGGGCGAGACCGCCAAGATCTCGGAATGCTGCCGGCTGTCGTTCAAGCTTGAGCAGAGCGATCTGGACGACGCCCGTACACCATGGAAGATGCGCTATTCGGCACTCCAGAACGTAACCCTGAACCTGCCAAGGGCGGCGTACCTTGCCGAGGGCAACGAGGATTTGATGTTCAAAAAACTCAACTCGCTCATGGATTACGCGGTCGAGGCCCATATACAGAAAAAGGCGTTCATCGAGAAACTGATCAACCTGAAGACAGAAGGGCCACTGGCCCTGCTGACCATGGAACAGGATGGAGAACCGTATCTGCGGCTCCATCGCGCCACTTACCTGGTGGGCTTGCTGGGTTTGAACGAGCTCGTGCAGTACCACACGGGTAGGCAGATGCACGAAAGCGATGAGGCATTGCGTTATGGTCTGAAAGTGCTGGCGCACATGTACCTGCGCATAAAGGAACTGTCGAAAAAACATAATATGCGGCTCGTCATGGAGCAGACACCGGCTGAGTCGGCAGCGCATCGGTTCGCCCGGCTGGACCTGGAACACTTCCCGAACTACACCAAATCGGTCGTGAAAGGTGATGTTTCGACGAATTCGGTGTATTACACGAATTCGACCTATCTCAACGTGGGCATACCGATCGACCCGATACAGCGGGTATGCCAGGAAGGCAAGTTCCATGACATGATCGAGGCCGGCGCCCTGACCCACGTATGGCTTGGTGAATCCCAGCCTCCTAAGGAGTCCATCGCGAATTTCGTGGTCAAGACGTTCCGTAATTCACGGAACGCCCAGATCGCGTTCTCGCCGGAATTCACGACCTGCAACAGCTGCTTGCGCACGTCGCGGGGTCTCCAGGATACCTGCCCATTATGTGGCAGTAAGAATATCGATCATATCACGCGGGTGACGGGTTATTTCAGCAAGGTTTCGGGTTGGAACAAGGGCAAACGCGCGGAGCTGAAAGACCGGTTCCGCTCAAGCCTGTAA